A region from the Arachis ipaensis cultivar K30076 chromosome B01, Araip1.1, whole genome shotgun sequence genome encodes:
- the LOC107606590 gene encoding O-glucosyltransferase rumi homolog, with product MVLFSIKKQTPRSPSYVFPSIIGLALFSLTALLLLYKVDDVVSRTGTVAGHNLEPTPWHVFPMKSFPEETRQSRAYRIIQCSYLTCRYSSSTHERRRFEAANGASSSPKCPDFFSAIRRDLEPWKKTGISERHVAEAQKLAAFRVVIVGGKLYVDWYYACVQSRAMFTIWGILQLLKRYPGLVPDVDLMFDCMDKPTILKAEHQNFPLPLFRYCTTKEHLDIPFPDWSFWGWSEIDILPWQEQFADIKVGSKKVSWRNKIPQAYWRGNPDVASPIRTELLNCNDSSKWGATIMRQDWGEAARRGFKESKLSKQCNHRYKIYAEGYAWSVSLKYILSCGCVTLIISPQYEDFFSRGLIPKHNYWLVDPQDLCPSIKQAVDWGNEHPDEAEAIGRRGQDFMESLNMDRIYDYMFHLLSEYSKLLQFKPTPPSSSLEVCVDSVLCFADEKQRGFLNRSSTFASQSLPCTLKPA from the exons ATGGTACTTTTCTCAATCAAGAAACAAACACCTCGTTCACCTTCTTACGTCTTCCCTTCAATAATTGGTCTCGCTCTCTTCTCCCTCACCGCACTCCTCCTCCTCTATAAG GTTGACGACGTCGTTTCGAGAACCGGAACCGTCGCGGGTCACAACCTAGAACCGACTCCATGGCACGTGTTCCCTATGAAGTCGTTTCCAGAAGAGACGCGCCAGAGCCGCGCGTACAGAATCATTCAATGCTCCTACCTCACGTGCCGCTACTCCTCTTCCACCCACGAACGACGCCGTTTCGAGGCGGCTAACGGTGCTTCCTCCTCCCCGAAGTGCCCTGACTTCTTCAGCGCGATCCGGCGGGACCTTGAGCCGTGGAAGAAGACGGGGATCTCAGAAAGACACGTGGCGGAAGCTCAGAAGCTCGCAGCTTTTCGGGTTGTGATTGTGGGTGGGAAATTATACGTGGATTGGTACTATGCTTGTGTTCAGAGTAGGGCAATGTTCACGATTTGGGGAATATTGCAGCTTCTGAAAAGGTACCCCGGGTTGGTGCCTGATGTGGATTTGATGTTTGATTGCATGGATAAGCCTACGATTCTCAAGGCTGAGCACCAGAATTTTCCTTTGCCACTATTTCGGTATTGCACAACAAAGGAGCACCTTGATATTCCTTTCCCTGATTGGTCTTTTTGGGGATG GTCAGAGATAGACATTTTACCTTGGCAGGAGCAGTTTGCAGATATCAAGGTAGGTTCTAAAAAAGTAAGTTGGAGGAACAAGATTCCGCAGGCATACTGGAGAGGAAATCCAGATGTTGCATCCCCTATTCGTACTGAGTTACTGAACTGTAATGATTCAAGTAAGTGGGGAGCAACAATCATGCGTCAG GATTGGGGAGAAGCTGCAAGACGTGGCTTTAAGGAGTCAAAACTTTCAAAGCAGTGTAACCACCG GTATAAGATATATGCTGAAGGGTATGCATGGTCAGTAAGTCTGAAATATATCCTCTCATGTGGTTGTGTTACACTAATTATATCACCCCAGTATGAAGATTTTTTCAGTCGTGGCCTTATTCCAAAACATAACTACTGGCTTGTTGATCCTCAAGATCTATGTCCATCTATAAAGCAAGCAGTAGATTGGGGAAATGAACATCCAGATGAG GCTGAGGCTATCGGGAGAAGAGGGCAGGATTTCATGGAAAGCTTGAATATGGATCGAATTTATGACTACATGTTTCACCTTCTTTCGGAATACTCGAAACTTCTGCAGTTCAAGCCTACTCCCCCATCTTCTTCCTTGGAAGTTTGTGTGGATTCTGTGCTTTGCTTCGCAGATGAGAAGCAGAGGGGATTCCTTAATAGATCAAGTACGTTTGCTTCACAAAGCCTTCCATGCACTCTCAAACCTGCCTAG